A window of Bacillus rossius redtenbacheri isolate Brsri chromosome 4 unlocalized genomic scaffold, Brsri_v3 Brsri_v3_scf4_1, whole genome shotgun sequence contains these coding sequences:
- the LOC134541533 gene encoding uncharacterized protein LOC134541533: protein MTHMKTNLINQISHEVQENGPVKFNIWLECDYIKPAPFDEGVDKRAFKTKNIPIYEVSDIEEAIEESILKICKEEEDYASKGSGWTLSAVKRLQLRFNKLVPLRVSSYIDLPVAIKNREAIINPKNLSDNMCFKWAILARYVEGENPRRVDKRYHELENKFDFSGIEFPTPLPQIKIIERNHPDVSVNIYNIDEDNKIAPVRVGKEEKRHHFDLLLLSNVENNSHFCYIKKFSRLVRPQITAHKEKIHVCKRCFTYYDDQHRVSGLTGQQCLDAHRKFCNTHAPVRVEMPKPEKNGQPPVMKFKNYHHMTKMPIVVYADFEALLVPIQTCQPDPQKSGTYAYQKHEAYSYCIHVKTDNVVIPATLTSSLPQEPILYRSPDAEKKFVETIVEIGNKVKDIYETSLPMSTLTAQEYVSFAAAYQFCYCNTVFTADNYKVKDHDHFSGKYLGAACNSCNLLRRRPKKLVVYFHNLAYDEKFIIKQLGFDNKEIFIIPHTQEKMVTFSKKLGDKFSVQFVDSFRFMAHSLASLASYVPADQFKETSKYFTSEEMSLVTRKGVFPYDYVSSWETLDEPQLPPKEKFYNLLNDSNISEEDYHHAKAVWDKFGCVTLGDYSDVYLKTDVLLLADVFESFSLLCLTTYGLDCSHYVSAPGFTFDAMLKETQVRLEQMTDYDMYMFIEAGIRGGVAQVVKRHCKANNTCLPRTYDPIQPSNHIMYVDANNLYGWAMSLPLPTNGFKWVGADIDVMSIPDEGQTGYILEVDVEYQSALHEEHKDLPFLPVSQCPPGSRQSKLMTTLEHKEHYIVHYRNLKQALQHGLRIKKIHRVLEFNQRAWMEPFIMKNTLKRQAATNDFEKEFFKLANNASFGKLLENKFLRQRMELVCSDERLRKVIAKPAFQDRTIFNENLSLVKLQHEKIYLDRPIYAGFSVLDLSKTLMYNFHYDVMKQKYKDDITLAYMDTDSFIYDIKTCNFYQDLADDSALMDIFDTSSYPIGHPCYSPTNKKVVGKFKDECNGVVMEEFVGLRAKLYTYKFNNNITKRAKGIQKCVVKNKITFEDFLEVLEEHTTKRAQVRSIRSHNMILYTECSNKISLSWHDDKRIICDDGINTLPYGYERND from the coding sequence ATGACCCATATGAAGACTAACCTGATAAATCAGATATCACATGAAGTGCAGGAAAATGGTCCAGTAAAATTCAACATCTGGCTCGAGTGTGACTATATCAAGCCGGCCCCCTTTGATGAAGGCGTGGACAAAAGAGCGTTCAAGACCAAAAACATTCCTATTTACGAAGTGAGCGATATTGAAGAGGCCATTGAAGAAagtatattgaaaatatgtaaggaggaggaagattatgCCAGCAAGGGATCTGGATGGACCTTGTCTGCCGTGAAGCGACTCCAGCTCCGCTTCAACAAGCTAGTGCCTCTTAGAGTCTCTTCATACATTGATCTGCCTGTCGCCATCAAGAACCGCGAGGCTATAATAAACCCCAAGAACCTCAGTGACAACATgtgtttcaagtgggccatactggcgcggtacgtggagggggagAATCCACGACGAGTTGACAAGCGCTACCACgagcttgaaaataaatttgatttttcagggattgagttccccacccccctcccccaaatcaaGATCATCGAGAGGAACCATCCCGATGTGTCCGTCAACATCTACAACATTGACGAGGACAacaagatcgcgccagtgcgtgtggggaaggaagaaaaacgacatcatttcgacctcctgCTGCTGTCTAACGTAGAAAATAACTCGCActtttgttatataaaaaaattttcacgtcttGTCAGACCCCAGATCACAGCCCACAAAGAGAAAATCCATGTCTGCAAGAGGTGCTTCACCTATTACGATGACCAGCACCGAGTTTCAGGGCtgacagggcagcagtgtctcgacgcgcacagaaagttctgcaacacccacgctcccgtgcgcgtcgagatgccgaagccagaaaagaacggccagcccccagtcatgaaatttaaaaactatcATCATATGACAAAAATGCCCATAGTAGTGTATGCGGATTTTGAAGCCCTGCTAGTACCCATCCAGacatgccagccggacccccagaAATCAGGCACCTATGCATATCAAAAACATGAAGCATATAGCTATTGTATACACGTTAAGACCGACAATGTCGTCATCCCAGCAACgctcacttcctcgctgccacAAGAACCTATACTCTACAGGAGTCCCGATGCTGAGAAGAAGTTCGTGGAGACGATTGTTGAAATTGGAAATAAGGTAAAAGACATTTACGAGACCAGCCTGCCCATGTCGACGCTGACGGCACAAGAGTACGTCAGCTTCGCCGCAGCCTATCAGTTCTGCTATTGTAATACGGTATTTACGGCCGATAATTATAAAGTCaaggaccacgaccacttcagtggaaaATACCTCggcgccgcctgcaacagctgcaaccttctgcgcaggcggcccaagaaactGGTGGTTTACTTTCACAATCTAGCCTATGATGAGAAGTTCATAATAAAACAGCTGGGCTtcgacaacaaggaaatattcaTCATCCCCCACACGCAAGAGAAGATGGTAACATTTTCAAAGAAGCTGGGCGACAAATTTTCAGTGCAGTTTGTCGATAGTTTTAGATTCATGGCtcacagtttggcgtcccttgcgTCGTACGTGCCAGCCGACCAATTCAAAGAGACCTCAAAGTATTTTACATCTGAAGAAATGTCCCTCGTCACGAGAAAAGGTGTTTTCCCCTACgattatgtttccagctgggaaACACTGGACGAGCCGCAACTGCCACCTAAAGAAAAATTCTACAATTTATTAAATGACAGCAACATAAGTGAAGAAGATTATCATCATGCAAAAGCGGTATGGGACaagttcggctgcgtgaccctgggcgactACAGTGATGTGTATCTCAAGACCGACGTACTGCTGCTCGCCGATGTTTTTGAGAGCTTTAGTCTGCTGTGTCTGACAACGTATGGCCTtgactgcagccactacgtcagcgcgccagggttcacgttcgacgcaATGTTAAAGGAGACGCAGGTACGGCTGGAACAGatgaccgattatgatatgtatatgTTCATAGAGGCTGGGATCAGGGGCGGGGTCGCTCAAGTGGTGAAGCGACATTGTAAGGCAAACAACAcctgccttccccgcacctatGATCCCATCCAGCCGTCGAATCATATAATGTATGTTGACGCCAACAATTTAtatgggtgggccatgtcgtTGCCTCTTCCGACCAACGGCTTCAAGTGGGTGGGtgctgatatcgacgtgatgtcgatacctgacgaggggcagacgggctacatcctagaagttgatgtggagtatcagtctgccctccacgaggaacataaggacctaccgttcctgcccgtcagccagtgcccgcccggctcgcgtCAGTCAAAACTGATGACGACGCTCGAGCACAAGGAACACTATATAGTTCACTACAGAAACTTGAAGcaagctctccagcacggactgcgaataaaaaaaatacatagagtcCTGGAATTCAATCAGCGTGCCTGGATGGAGCCATTTATTATGAAAAACACGTTGAAAAGACAAGCAGCTACAAACGACTTTGAAAAAGAATTCTTTAAGCTTGCCAACAATGCTTCTTTCGGTAAACTTTTAGAGAACAAATTTCTGAGGCAACGTATGGAACTTGTGTGCAGCGATGAGAGACTCAGAAAAGTGATtgccaagccagcgttccaggaccgaaccatctTCAACGAAAATCTATCACTAGTAAAACTTCAACATGAGAAAATTTATCTTGACCGTCCTATATATGCGGGGTTCTCGGTCCTGGACTTGTCCAAAACGCTCATGTATAATTTCcactatgatgtgatgaaacagaaatataaggATGACATCACGCTGGCGTATATGGACACGGACAGCTTCATATATGACATCAAGACGTGcaatttctaccaggacctggccgacgactctgcgctcatggaTATATTTGACACGAGCAGCTATCCCATTGGTCACCCCTGCTACTCACCCACCAATAAGAAGGTGGTGGGCAAGTTcaaggatgagtgtaacggggtggtgatggaggagtttgtcggcctaAGGGCAAAACTGTATACCTACAAGTTCAATAATAATATCACAAAAAGAGCCAAAGGTATACAGAAGTGcgtggtgaaaaataaaattacatttgaagattttctcgaggtcctggaagaacacacaacaaagcgcgcgcaagtccggtccatacgatcacataatatgatattatatacagaatgctcaaataaaatatcactatcatggcacgacgataaacgcataatatgcgacgATGGCATAAATACTTTGCCATACGGTTATGAACGGAatgactaa